From a region of the Anaerolineales bacterium genome:
- a CDS encoding cation-translocating P-type ATPase has product MLEEVIPKKITKPKIQNPFRSGETAHFHVGGMWCAGCAAAAEEVMRRKPGVMSADVSFAAERGRIEYDPDQVDVDALLRSLDGLGYKARRFSKEAQIVGQKQQDRMQLQLISAVVFSMQVMVLYLVQLYPLYSRGDFSSPVVRNIQYVTWALATPVLFFGGNSILKGAWRALRARTATMDTLVALGTLSAYFYSVYISLSGRGEAYFDSVAMIITFIMIGRYLELLGGSQARKDIRTLLTMQPDTALRKSEDGWIEVAASKLQKGDFIRIKPGQRVPADGEITQGAATLDESMLSGESAPVEKSEGEQVFAGTILTDSTLTVSVVNPPGASRLAQITRMVEETLSSKPPIQRLADRASTIFAYAIITIALLTGIGWHLNGRAGSEAILAAVAVLVVACPCALGLATPLAITVTLGHTTRQGIIVRKAAALETAAQIDRIVFDKTGTLTQGKMEVVSVHVGEDHRVDREELLRCAAAVEQFSEHPLARAIVSANKLAVPTAQGFQISRGLGVSATVLNGSPKRVMAGSQRMFDAEINAALVDEANRRAERGEIVIWVGWGDDVSGFISLRDEPRPTAKEMLRVLRDEGIKTSMLSGDHPKTTAAISEELGVETYEGNCPPEEKAARIRDWQEKGEWVAMAGDGVNDAPALAQADLSITASGGTDVAGETSDIVMTRDDLTLIPWFIGVSRRTRRIIKENLGWAFAYNLLAVPLAVTGIISPVIAAAAMATSSLLVVSNSLRLRR; this is encoded by the coding sequence ATGCTCGAGGAAGTAATCCCCAAGAAAATAACGAAACCGAAAATTCAAAATCCCTTTAGATCCGGTGAAACCGCTCATTTTCACGTTGGAGGAATGTGGTGTGCGGGTTGTGCGGCCGCAGCCGAAGAAGTGATGCGCAGGAAGCCGGGGGTGATGTCCGCAGACGTCAGCTTTGCCGCCGAGCGAGGGCGCATCGAGTACGATCCGGATCAAGTCGATGTGGATGCCCTGCTTCGATCCTTGGATGGACTGGGTTACAAAGCACGCCGGTTCAGCAAGGAGGCCCAGATCGTTGGTCAGAAGCAGCAAGACCGGATGCAGCTCCAACTCATCAGCGCGGTCGTCTTCAGTATGCAGGTGATGGTCCTCTACCTGGTCCAACTCTACCCGTTGTACAGCCGAGGCGATTTCTCTTCACCGGTCGTGCGCAACATCCAGTATGTCACCTGGGCCCTGGCAACCCCGGTGCTCTTTTTTGGGGGAAATTCCATCCTGAAGGGCGCCTGGCGAGCCTTACGCGCACGCACCGCCACAATGGACACTCTTGTAGCTCTCGGTACACTCTCGGCTTATTTTTACTCGGTTTACATTTCGCTCTCCGGAAGGGGAGAAGCCTATTTCGATTCCGTGGCTATGATCATCACCTTCATCATGATCGGGCGATACCTTGAGTTGTTGGGAGGCAGCCAGGCTCGCAAAGACATCCGCACTCTTCTGACGATGCAGCCGGATACGGCGCTGCGGAAATCGGAGGACGGTTGGATCGAAGTGGCGGCTTCAAAACTACAAAAGGGGGATTTCATCCGCATCAAGCCCGGCCAACGCGTCCCGGCCGATGGCGAGATCACACAAGGCGCCGCGACTTTGGACGAGTCGATGTTGTCCGGAGAATCAGCACCCGTGGAAAAATCCGAAGGCGAGCAGGTATTTGCAGGCACCATATTAACGGATTCAACACTGACCGTGAGTGTGGTTAACCCGCCAGGCGCCTCGCGTTTGGCTCAAATCACCCGCATGGTGGAAGAGACTCTGTCTTCCAAACCTCCCATCCAGCGCCTGGCTGATCGGGCTTCCACCATCTTTGCCTACGCCATCATCACCATTGCGCTGCTTACCGGGATCGGCTGGCATTTAAACGGCCGTGCCGGCTCAGAAGCCATCCTGGCTGCGGTGGCCGTCCTCGTGGTTGCCTGTCCCTGCGCCCTGGGCCTGGCGACTCCACTGGCCATCACGGTTACGCTTGGACATACCACCCGACAGGGAATCATCGTCCGTAAAGCTGCGGCCCTGGAAACCGCAGCCCAAATCGACAGGATCGTGTTCGATAAAACCGGTACACTGACCCAGGGCAAGATGGAGGTGGTATCGGTGCACGTGGGAGAGGATCATCGGGTCGATCGGGAGGAATTACTCCGGTGCGCGGCCGCGGTGGAGCAGTTTTCGGAACATCCGCTGGCGCGAGCGATCGTTTCCGCCAACAAACTCGCAGTTCCGACCGCACAGGGATTCCAGATATCGCGCGGACTTGGGGTAAGTGCGACCGTGTTGAACGGTTCCCCAAAAAGGGTAATGGCGGGTTCCCAAAGGATGTTTGATGCGGAAATAAATGCAGCGTTGGTGGATGAGGCGAACCGCAGGGCGGAACGCGGCGAAATCGTAATCTGGGTGGGATGGGGCGATGATGTATCCGGTTTCATTTCCCTGCGCGATGAGCCTCGTCCAACGGCCAAGGAGATGCTGCGAGTCCTGCGCGACGAAGGGATCAAGACGAGCATGCTCTCCGGCGACCATCCCAAAACAACCGCCGCCATTTCGGAAGAGTTGGGTGTGGAAACCTACGAAGGCAATTGCCCGCCCGAAGAAAAGGCTGCTCGGATCAGGGATTGGCAAGAAAAGGGTGAGTGGGTCGCCATGGCCGGCGATGGCGTCAACGACGCTCCGGCTTTAGCACAAGCCGATTTGAGCATCACCGCATCCGGTGGAACCGATGTCGCCGGTGAAACCTCGGACATCGTGATGACCCGGGACGATCTGACCCTGATCCCATGGTTCATCGGGGTTTCTCGGCGGACCAGACGCATCATTAAAGAGAATCTCGGTTGGGCTTTCGCCTACAACTTGCTGGCAGTACCGCTCGCCGTAACTGGCATCATCAGCCCCGTGATCGCAGCGGCAGCCATGGCCACCAGCAGTCTGTTGGTCGTGAGTAACTCACTGCGGCTGCGACGCTAA
- a CDS encoding cbb3-type cytochrome oxidase assembly protein, producing MTLGLLGFIGWGIFLTLTAIGLFIWGYKRGQFKDIEEAKYRMLEDREPEPWPGRETNSKKNKLQINEAKHEGGKG from the coding sequence ATGACACTCGGATTGTTGGGATTTATCGGCTGGGGCATCTTCTTGACCTTGACCGCCATCGGATTGTTTATCTGGGGGTACAAACGAGGTCAGTTCAAGGACATCGAGGAGGCCAAATACCGGATGCTCGAAGACCGGGAACCGGAACCCTGGCCTGGGCGTGAAACAAACTCAAAGAAGAATAAGCTTCAGATCAACGAAGCCAAACATGAAGGAGGCAAAGGATAA